Within the uncultured Fusobacterium sp. genome, the region AAACGTTAATTTCAAAACTAAATAAATTAGATGGAGGAGGTGCTATTCCAGAAACGTCAGAGTTTTTAGAATTACTATATATTTTCATTTATAAAAGTGAAACTAAAGTAAAAATCAATTCAGTTACAGAAAAAGAAAGAAAGATATATACATTGATAAGATATATTTTAGAAGGAAAAGATAAAGATGAAAAAATTATAAGAGCATTAAATAATTATATTAGAGATGTAATATTTTTTATTAAAAACAAAGATGATGAAATATTGTATATTAAAAATTTAAAGAATCTACTAAGAGAATTATTTGAAGAAATTAATAAAGGAATGAATAAGGAGTTAATTCAGAAAAATCTGTATATAGTAATGAAAATATTTGTAGATAAATTATGTCAATTTAAAGTCTCTTAATTATAATCGTTTTTATTACTTGTTTTAAAATTAATTATATATTATATAGTAGTTAAATAAGATTTGCATAATAAAAAACTAGAAGTCCAGTTTACAGAAATGTAGGCTGGACTTTTATATTACCAAAAAATAGGAGGAGATAGTTATGGGTACATTTGCAGGAATCTTAATTTTAGTAGGGACTACTATAAAAGCATTAGATGATATTTTAAATGATAAGAAATAGGAGATGAGAGGAATGGCAGGAATGAAGCTATATGAGATTAGAAATGGAATGATTGATACTCTAGACATATTTCTAGAAAGTGATCAAACAGAGATAGACAGAGAGAACTATAACGATATTATGGATTATTTAAAGGAAGAGTTAAAGAGCAAAAGCACTGATCTAATAAAGTATATTAGAAACTTGGAGCTAGAGAATACAGTGACTAAGCTAGAGATTGAAAGATTAGAGGATCTTAAAAAAGGTAAGGAAAAGAAAATTAAGTCAATTAAGAGCTATATAAAGGGAATCTTACTTGATTTAGATAAAAAGAAAGTAGAAACAGAGTTAGGAAACCTTAGCCTTAGAAAAACTACAAGTGTGGAGATAACAGATATTTCAAAGATACCTAAAGAGTACTTAGTAGTAAAAGAGGAAGTCACACCATCTAAAAAACTTATAGGAGATAGTCTAAAGAAAAATATACTGATTGATGGAGTAGTTTTAAAAGAGGACTATTCAGTGTTGATAAAATAATCCTGAAGGAATTACGAGGAATCCTAAAGGATTTAAAAGGAAAATATTTAAGAAAAGCAGGAAAAACCACAGGAATTTAGGAAAAGTGAGGAATTTTAGATAAAACATAAAAACATCTTAAAATCACATTTCCTGATTCCTGATTTAGAAAAGTGTATATAGTTTTCAAGAAAAATACCCATTTTAAAGGAGGAAAGTTGATTATGGAAAATAAAGAGTTTATGAATATCATTGAAGGATTAAAAGGCAATATAAATGACAAGATAAAAGATTTCTTAGAGAACTCACAAGAGTTAAAAGACTTTATAGATTTTAGAAAGAAACATTTCTATAATTACAGCATTAGAAATACAGTACTTATATATAAGCAAGATAGATCAGCAAGTACAGTAGCAGGTTTTAAGAAATGGAAGGAGTTAGGTTACAACATTAAAAAAGGAGCAAAGGCAATAAAAATCCTAGTACCATTAATCACTAATAGAGAGAAAGAGGGAAAGGATGAAAAATATGTATATGGATATAAATATGCAAATGTCTTTGATATTAAAAGCACTGTTCCCACAGATAAAGCAGTTGAGTTACCAACTATTGATACTAGAATGAAAAGAGGGAACAGTCAATATA harbors:
- a CDS encoding ArdC family protein; amino-acid sequence: MENKEFMNIIEGLKGNINDKIKDFLENSQELKDFIDFRKKHFYNYSIRNTVLIYKQDRSASTVAGFKKWKELGYNIKKGAKAIKILVPLITNREKEGKDEKYVYGYKYANVFDIKSTVPTDKAVELPTIDTRMKRGNSQYRITELFKRTKEIVEQYIPVEVTDELEAKGMTDGEKIYIRKDRYAAMSGT
- a CDS encoding siphovirus Gp157 family protein, coding for MAGMKLYEIRNGMIDTLDIFLESDQTEIDRENYNDIMDYLKEELKSKSTDLIKYIRNLELENTVTKLEIERLEDLKKGKEKKIKSIKSYIKGILLDLDKKKVETELGNLSLRKTTSVEITDISKIPKEYLVVKEEVTPSKKLIGDSLKKNILIDGVVLKEDYSVLIK